The genomic stretch caccctcaactACCtaaagaatttgaggccagcctgagaccttgtcttaaaagacaaaaacaaacaagcagagaagaaaacagccaGATAATTAAGTTAAATATTAATGATATGAgttgtgtggcacacacctgtaatatttACACTCTGGAGGCTACAGTGGGATGATTTACTGGGAGTCTGAGGGTAGCCTGGGTTGCATGTATTTACAATGTGTAAATACCTGCCCATATATCTGGAAGGCTCTCCTCCAATAGCGAGGGCCTTCCCTAGTGAGAGATCATggaaagatttcattttttcctctttgtttatcTGTAATTTCTAAGATTCTACAAATAACCTGGAGTGTTTCTGTGATGAAAAAAGTTATTGTTTCCTCAAAATCAAAAGCTCatcagtgggggaaaaaaatcaacacacaaGACAGTGTTTATTTGTAGAGTCCCTAGTCTTAGCCCCTGAGACTGCTAGGCACTGGCTCTGTACTGCAAAGCTAGCTCCAGCCCTTTTGTGAACCAGTTTTGCAGAAGATAGAAACAAAGACCAGTGGCTTGACCAAGGTCACAGGGTTAGAGAGAAGTTTGAAAGAAGGGCTCTAAAGCCAAGGTCAAGGAGAGGCCAGGCTCTGGGAGGGGCAGGGCTGGGTAGGGCAGGGTGTGAGGCAAGAAGGCCACACTGCTAATAATCGGGAGTCTTGGCTGGAGTCAACCAATCAGCACTTGTGTGCAGCTTCCTTGTACTGGGGAGCAACTGTCCACCCTGCTCacagggggtctgctcaaccaTCTACTGTCATCTAACTGGGTAAGGGCTaaggtggggaagggaaggtgaAAGGAAATTGGGGGacagagatagctcagagaaACCCAAGGCAGGACACTTTACAACCAAACTGGTAATACGCCgaaagtcagagacagacccatGGCCTTGGGTGGGAACCAGTGAGGAACACCTGCTAGGGATCCCAGGATGGAACcctggggaaagggagggggtcCAGGGGGTTCCCACCTTGTAGATATATACAGCGGTGGGGCAGATCCGACACACAATACATCAGGAAGAGACAACACCTGAGGTGTGTTCAACCTGGGGCCCACAGATCGCAGTGCCCCAGGATAGCTGTGAATATGCctgaacacaaaataataaacttacttaaaacaccatataattttttttgagttttttttttttcttaacttaatTGGACCGTTTAACATTATAGATGACTACACTGTATCATGATGTTAATAGATTGGACAGACCAGCCCACCAGCTGGCAGTGGCATCGAGAGAAGGAAGCCATGCTTTGGCCCCTAGCCCGTGGGCAGAGCAGTCCATGACCCTGGAGTCTTTAGTCACTTAGTCCCCTCCACCCTCTCTGCACACCTGCCCACCACTCCCTCAAGCATCACTTCCTCCTGGAAGTCCGCTAAGATTCTGGGGCAGAAAGCATgccttcctctcagtgcctcaAGGCACTTCTTGGATGGAGCTCATCCCAGGCAGGACTACGCTTAGCATACTATTCTTtgtggaactcactttgtagaccaggctggcctcaaacacacagagatccacctgcctctgcctcccaagtgctgctgggattaaaggcgtgcgccaccatgctggtcGACTCACACTTGGATCTTAAAACTCCTGATCCCTCTCCCgcctcctcctgagtgtggaTTAGATCTGTGCCCCACTAAGATCAGTGATAGGGACCCAACCCAGGACTTAGTGCacactaggtaagcactctatcaAATGAGCAATATCCCCAGTCCTCAACCGCCAAGTTTCTGTGGTACCCTCAGTTTGAGATGGTTTTCCTGGGTTGTCTTGGGAAGGCCCCCAGCACTTCAAACAATGTCTTTTTTCAAGAAGCCTTTCTTCTTGGGGCAGATGCTTTTTGGCTCTCTACCATCATCTGGGATATCCTCTGCATTCTTTGCAGACTGTGACTTGTCCATTTATTCATtaacctttccttttcctctttcccccatCTTCCTATGAAGACTAAGGTCTGGAAAGATGTTAAGGGTCTAAACACTGTTGTGGTCTGTGTAGCTCACTTCTGCATGGCCCAGATGACTGGTGACTGGTATACAGATGCTTCACAGTAGCACTTAcccaccatatatatatatggtatacagGGAGTACTCAATATCTAACGGTAGAATGGCTGGTTTCCCCACCATGTTCTGCATATGATACCTTCAAGAAAAAAAGTGAACCTATTTAgcccttagttttattttattttttaaaaaatatttatttattttattttatatatatgagtgttctgtcttcacacacaccagaagagaaagtcaccccattacagatagttgtgagccaccatatggttgctgggaattgaactcaggacatctgaaagtgcagtcagtgctcttaacctctgagccatctctccagcccaagccctTAGTTTTATAAGGCACTCACTGCATAGAGCATTAGATTCCCTTTGTTAGGTGCCATGTACCCTGGGGCAATGGCCATTCCTCATGAGAACCAACCTATTGCCCACTGACCAGGAAGACAACATCCTGCCTTATTGTCTCAAATCAATGtcagaaaaaagagggaaagactcccccacccctgcccatcaCCCCTGCCCATCAGATCATGTTTGGCTGATAGGAGCATCTCGTCTAAGTCCTCTCTGGTTCAATTGAGGCTCTTGGGATGGGGCTAAGTTTGTGCTCATCTTCTCGGCCTTCAGCAGCCCAGCCCTGTGTGCTACTCTCTTGCCTGTCTGAGCTGTCTTACGACAGAATCAACAAGGCTTCGCGCCTCAGAGCCACGTGACCAGGGGAGACTGGAGCCAAACCCCAGCACCTGTGTTTTCAGCAATTTGCCAGCTGTTTCTAGACCACAGGAAAAGCCAACAATCCTTGAAGTAAAGAATGAGGGAACACTGCCTCATCACTCCAATGTAAGCCATGGTGCCAATCTTATTGTGCCACAGGTGGCAGCCGCACCTGGGTATCTCCCAGGCACAGcggccaggccaggctgggccagGGCTGGGTCCGGGTATACTGTCAAGTCAGAAaaagaaggtggggaggggggcttggGGGGCATGCCCTCATCTGCACTTTCACTGCTTGAAAGGAAAACTATGACCTTGACCTTGACCCAAGGAACCTGCATTTGGCCAACATgatctaatattttttttttattttgtatttgttgttttgtttttgtttgttttatttttgttctattttgagacaaggtctccctacatagccctggctgtcttggaaatcactatgtagtctaggctggccatgtactcacagagatcctcctgcctcatcctcctgagtgctgggattaaagtcgtgggCCACCGTGCATAGTTGGCCACATGCTCTAATATGAATCTGTTGCAGGCCTTCAAAACCCAGATTTCTGTGAACCACTCCCTGGGCTGTAGGTGATTCAGGACTCACTTTGAATGACAGGTGATAGGAGGTTAAGTTGGCTTGGGTGGGGGCCaggggggcatggctcagtgcttgccttgcaagcatgaagatcagagttcaatccccaaaagtAATGTAAAAAGTCTGGGTTTGGTGGTGCAAGTTTGTAGTCCTAGTgcagggaagtggagacaggaggattcctgggactCACCGGCTGACCAGCCTAACCTAATTggccagctccaggccagcaggAGATCCTTTCTGATAATACCTGAGCTTGTGAAcagtcatgcacacacatctgcattgGCTGGCgcacgcgcacgtgcgcgcacacacacacacacacacacacaactagctTTGTTTTGGGTCCTCTCTCTGAGTGAGTCCATGTGCATGTGAGAGGCTGGGTGACAACCTCAGGCAGGATCAAGGTAGAAGACCCCTCTCTGGAGAGTTCAGGATGACTCTAGTGGCAGTCAGAGGTCACAGCTGGACCACTTCTGCCCCTGAGAAACCACTTGGCGATCACCCGCTAGCTGTAGCCTACTAAGTCCTGGGCGGTTCTGCTAAGCAGCTGTCGATAAATGAAAGTGTCTCCTTGGCCGAGTACCCTCAGAGGACAGTTCCATCCATATTCCCCGTGAACCCTTTAATCCTGGCTAGACCAGCCAGTCCTGCAATGGGCCCAGTTGGCTCGTACCCATGCAGATCCATCGCTTGGAAGTTTTGGATCCCATAGCCAACATAAATCTCTTCCCAGACTGAGCTCTGACGTCATCGCCTCTGATACATCTCCTGTCATTTCCTGTACCCTCCTGTACCCACCTGTGCTGCCGCAGCATAAGCAGTTCCAACGAAACCAAGCGCTGGGCTTCCGCCTCCAGCCTTTGTTTCATAACAGCTCCGTAcccttccagaactgtgagccccAGGGGGTGGGGCTGAAGCTGCACTCCTTCTGTATCCCCTGAGGCTCAGCACAAGGTCTGATACAACACAGGCCTTGGGAGAGtttgatgaatgaataaacagcCATAGGTGTCTGGTTTGAAGGTTCTGCATCCCTGCCCCCATGTCATCGTACAAGGCTGTGTTCTTTCCAAGGATGTAAAATTGAACTtgtgggctggggatatagctcagtggcagagggcttgcctagcatatgtgagaTCCTGGCTCAACTTTAAAACCTTAAAAGTAAGcaattacaattaaaataaaagaaaataatacagcaGGGGGCTGGAGGAATGACACCGTGGTTGAGAGTACCGGTTGCAGCTgggcggggtggcgcacgcctgtaatcccagcactctgcgaggcagaggcaggtggatctctgtgagttcgaggccagcctggtctataaagtgagtccaggacagccaaggctacacagagaaaccctatcttgaaaaaaaaaaaaaaaaaaaaaagaaaaagtattgtcctcttttggcttctttgggcaTTAGGCATAcatatagtgcacagacatacatacagccaaaccactcatacacacaaagagaaacaacaacaccACAGAATGTGCTGCTTTCCATGAGAAACTGGTCCTTTCCCCCAAATTTCCGCATTTCTTTTCCTGGGAAGTGGAAGTTACCAGGAAGCCATGACTCCTTCCTTTGACATGTCTTTAAGCCCCATCACTGTCTTCGGGACGCTCCATTGCCTGTGCCCTATGTCCCTTAGCACTGtgacacaccagcacacacagtgaCCATCTCTGAGACTGCTGTGGCTGCTTCCCTAGAAACCCAGGCCTCTGTCCTACTCAAGACCCTCCAGGAGCAAGAGAACCATACctaggtgggtgtggtggcacacgcctttaatcccagtactcagacagatctcttgagttccaggccagcctggtctttagagAGATCAGACAGTGAGagctatacacagaaaaaccaaggaGTGGGTCACTGCCAACCAGTGTcaagaggctggagggaggagctTAGAACGGGTGGATTTTATCAGAGAATCCTATTTCCATCTCCAGGGAAACACCCCCTGGTTTTTACACAGTCTAAACTCTCAGCCCGGCATTTGGGGCATCCCAGCACCCCGACATAACCTTGTATTCCGGTGGGAAATGACACAGTGAGCTCCAATCTCCTATATAAGCACCATCGAGCACAGCTCGGCCAGCCTTGCTCACACCATCACATTTAGTGGACATCCGTTGTGTACTTCCTGTGCCAGAATCAATGATAATCATTTTACATGTCTTAAGCTCTTGACTCTCCACACAACCCTATGAAAGACAGCTTTCCACTTGGCCCAGGTCATTGGGATAGTAAGGGGAAGGGATGCCACTAGAAGCAGGTTTTAACCACCTTTGCAGCCTTCCTGCTACCCTGAGGCACCTCCTGCAAACTTCTTACACTTTCAAATCGCCTTCATGATAATCTCATATCTCCTGATAACTGTGTGACCTTCCTGAGCCTCAATTTCCTTCTTAGAAAACAGCACTTGCCTTCAACTATCTCATGTGAGTTGTGTCCTATATGTGTTTGGCACATGGTAAAAACAGTTCACAGTGAAGCTTTGTGGGCCAACTTGGCCATTGGAGTGAGCAGAGCAGTAAGGTGTGGCCTGATCCAGGTACTGGGACCTATTTGCAATCTAGTACACTCTCCCTTTCCATTTGGTGTGATGACAGCAATATTCTAAACAGTGGCTCCTCCGACACTCAGCTCGAAGGGGGAGACAACTCAGACTGATCCTACACGGCCGCGTGGCACGGAGGAGAAATGAGCATTATTGTCTTGTCGCTTCAGCGTAGCCTGGCCTATACTGACCCAGAACAACCTCCGTGGAGGCTTACATGTAAAAGTCATTCGTCGCGACTTCTTTTCTTAAACCCAAAACCCCATCATTTCCATAAATGAACAAAGAATAAGCACCATTTACCATACGGAGTAATCACACAACAATTATAGCAAGGCCCCTGCATCCTCTTACTTCCTAGAACATCAATACTTGCTCTTTGAACATAAACCATTGTCCAGGAAGTGCTAACTAAAGGGGCTTGGACGTCCACCTTTGTCAGTCATAGCACAGCTGTCCGGCCTGGGCCGCAGGCAAACCTTACTCCTTGCGGGGCCCCGCCCCACGGTGAGGCCCCGCCCCACGGCGAGGCCCCGCCCCACTGCTCCTTACCTCGGCAGACCGTGCCATTCTCCACAGCCTCGAAGCCCGCCTTGCACATGCAGCGGCCGATAGGCACCAGCCACTCGCCGTCCCCATTACAGTAGAGTTTGATAGGCACATCGACTTCCTCAGCATTGGCGATGCAGCTGCCCCGAGCAGCCACCAGCGATGTGCTCTCAGCCCCCGAAAGTGTCTCCTGGAAGATGGCACCATTCTGGATGACTCGGGGACACTTCCGGTAGAAGACACGCACAGCGATGAGGGACATACAGCCACCGTAGTCCTGGAAAGCCAGGTAGAAGCCATTGCGAGACACGGGACCAAAGCTCCGCACCTCGGTGTTGATTTTCATGACGCGGCCACCTAGGTCCACCTGGGAGAAGCTCTCATCGGCCGCAATGGTGTCCACCTTCACCCACGGATTCTCCATCCAGTTTGGAAAGGTCTTGGTGGCTAGGTCAAAGTCAGCCTCATAGTAGTAGAGGTTGAAGGTCTCCTTGCAGGAGCCGGGCACGCTGGGAATGCTGCTACAGTCACGCACCGAGAACTTCATCTCTACGTGGATGCGGTGGGCGCCGCGGCGCCGGATGAATTTGGTCCGCAG from Acomys russatus chromosome 29, mAcoRus1.1, whole genome shotgun sequence encodes the following:
- the LOC127211253 gene encoding ephrin type-B receptor 2-like, which encodes MGLLHTPARKLLGGTRSTEEKYNVGCAQRWRSPGPGSARAGWLILLAARRRRLVCVCAAPRRSPPAPRARGARSSPGVPAAPQPEAPGSAAMAVRRLGAALLLLPLLAAVEETLMDSTTATAELGWMVHPPSGWEEVSGYDENMNTIRTYQVCNVFESSQNNWLRTKFIRRRGAHRIHVEMKFSVRDCSSIPSVPGSCKETFNLYYYEADFDLATKTFPNWMENPWVKVDTIAADESFSQVDLGGRVMKINTEVRSFGPVSRNGFYLAFQDYGGCMSLIAVRVFYRKCPRVIQNGAIFQETLSGAESTSLVAARGSCIANAEEVDVPIKLYCNGDGEWLVPIGRCMCKAGFEAVENGTVCRGKEQWGGASPWGGASPWGGAPQGVRFACGPGRTAVL